The following nucleotide sequence is from Paeniglutamicibacter kerguelensis.
CGGGGGATGACACCGTCATGCTGGTGACCCGCGAGGTGGACGGCGGAGCCGAGGTCGCCGCGCGTTTCCTGGCACTCGCGGATCCGCAGTAGTCGGCTCCGGCCGGCCGGCCCGCCGCCGGTGTTTTCCGGAACCGGGCGGTTCCTCCGCCGGTTGATCGCGAACAAACCTTGAGAAGAGCCATCCCCCTGTGAAAACATCTTGTTGCACGGGGGGATGGCTCTTTGAGGGAGATTTCGTGGATGTAGGACTTCAGGATGGCATAGAGGCTTCAGTTGATATCGATGCCAGCGCCGGAGCCGTGTGGGAACTGATCAGGGAGCCGGGATGGTTCATCAACGGCGGTGAAATCGGGAAACACCAGATAGAAACCAAGGGTGCGTTCTCCGTCGTGCATGATGCAATCTACGGGCGGTTCGATTTCGAGGCGCTCACCCTGGATCCGCCCCGGTACGCGGCATTTCGCTCTCTGGGGGGAGACGAGTGGGACGACCCCGTGCCGAATACGCTCATTGAGTTCTGGGTGGAGCGGATCAACTCCGGAGGTGTGCGCCTGCGGGTCATGGAAAGCGGTTTCGCCGGGTTCGATGCGGAGGAACATGCCCGCGTGCTTTCCTCCAGGACCCTTGGCTGGAAGGTAGAGATGCAAGCCGCCAAGCGCCACCTGAGCGGAAAGTAGCCTGTCGGTCCGCGGGGCTTCCGCCGCAACGGATCCTTGCCGTGTTCGTCCGCGCCGCCCCTGACCGCCGGTGAAAGAGTGCAAGGCGTTGTTCCCCGCCAGCTGCGGGGAACAACGCCTTGCGTCGATCGGGCCCGGGACAGGTCAGTGGCCGTGGATCAATTCACTGTCCGTGCGCGGGGTATCGAATGCCTTGTGGAAGGCTGCCTCGACATCGGTGTTGTAGGCGACCAGGACAACGCGGTGGAGCGATGTCACGTGCCGGTAGGTATCGAACCAGTTCCTGATTGCTTCGGCGGCGATCAGTGCGACCTCTTCCGGATCCCAACCGTAGGCCCCCGCCCCGATGGCCGGGAACGCGATACTGGTGGCACCCCGACGGGATGCGACGTACAGGCTGTTGGTGAAGCAATTGGAAAGTACGCGGGTGCTCGTCTGTCCTACATGGCGATTGGGGCCAGGGGTGTGGATCACCCAACGCGCGGGGAGATTGCCGGCGCCGGTGGCCACCGCCAATCCGGAGGCAAGCCCGTCAGGATAGGTTGTTGCCCGGAGCTTGCGGCATTCGGCCAAGAGCTCGGGACCCGCTGCCGCATGAATTGCACCGTCAACGCCGCCGCCGCCGAAAAGGGACGTGTTTGCAGCATTGACGATCGCATCAACCTTCAGCTTGGTGATGTCCCCCTGCACGATGTCGATTTGCATTTCAGTGCTCCTGTCAGTGGTCTAGATGTCCTGATAAGCAACACCATACGCCCGCGATCAGCGCCCGGGGATAGATCCTCAGTCTTTTCACAGTTCATGACGACGGGGCCGCCCGGGACGGCCGTGTCCAGGGAACGCCACGGCGCCGGTTGCCGGCAATGCGGCTGTTCCCCGTGGGCGCGGGGCTTCCGGCCGGAGGCTCGGGTAGTGCCACGGGGATTGGTTCGACCCCCATGGATCGGTACCACGGCACCCGGACCAGGATGGTTAGGTACTGCGGTTGGTGTGTTCCGAGACGGTCGCGAATTGGCCCTCGGCAGGAAGCTCGTGGTGGATCTCCTCGTTCCAGTCCCTGTAGACGCTCGTCATGCGGGTGTAAGGGCCGTATGTAACGGTTTCCAGTCGCAGGGGCAGCGGGGAATTGTTGGTGCTGAGCCACAGGGTTGACTCGGGGGCGCTGAAGTGGTGGGCGGGGACGCCGTCCAGATCGTGGACGCCCTGGTATTTCATGTGCTTGTAGTCCACGGAACCTTCGATGAAATCGATGAGTTCATCGATTTTACCGGATACCAGGATCATGGATGCGACCTCGGATTCGGGCAGCCTCAGCCAGCGGTCTTCTCGCAGTGCGTTGAGGTAATCGACATGATCAGTGGGTTCAATCAGGTCACCATGCCATTTGTTGGCTTTGACGAAATAGGTAGAGGTCGATCCCTCCGCGAGCCATTGAACGCGGCCCTTGCCTTCTCGCATTTCGAAGGATTGCGAATGCATGAAGTCGTAGTCGCCGTCGACTTCGTAGCTGAAGGGCACTCCGTCCATGGTTCCCTCGGCGGACACCTTGACTTCGGCGGACATCTGGAGGGCATCCAGCGAATCCCGGAGAATCCTTCGACCCTTTGCATCCAGCTCTGCATCGGCGGAGGTGACCACGGGTGGTGCCGTGGGCGGCTTGGCGCCGGGGGATGGGAGGCGTGGTGCGTCATCGGCCCCGAAGTACGTGCAAGAGGCAAGGCAGAGCGCGGCCGCGCAGCCTAGGGCAAGTCGCGCCAGGGTGCGCAGCCGGCGTCTCATGCCCGGAGGTACTCTTCGATCACTGCCTTGAGCTCGGGCAACCCGAACATCTGGGTGACGGCCAGCGCGTTTTGCGCGCCCAGCTTGGGGTCCGCGCCGTTTTGCAGGAGGAAGCGGGTCAGCGGTTCGTTCTTGCGGAACACCGCACAGGTCAGGGCGCCTTGGCCCTTGTCGTTCAGGCGGTTGATGTCCGCGCCGCGCTCCAGTAGGCCGGCAACCGTTGCATCGTGTCCGTTGTAGGCGGCCAGGATCATCAGGGTGTCGCCCTTGGAGTCGGTCAGGTCCACGGGGATGCCCTGGTCGATGATGGCCATGAGCTTTTCGGCTGCGCCTTCGCGCGCCAAGTCGAAGATGGAATGCAGGAACGCAAGTTCTTCATCGGTCAATGCGCCGTCGGCGTTCGTTTCAGTCATGGGGAAATCGTACCGGTTTGCGCTGCCGGAATCCCTCGTGCACACACCATTGTGAATAGTTATGTAGACTTGTGCATAAGTATTAGGAAACTGTGCAGAACTAGATCTGGCTCACATGCGCTGGACTAGGATGGACAGTGGTTTTGGACAGCTAGCGAACCGGCGCCCCTGGCGGTGCTCGGAAGGACAAGATATGGGATCGTCAACGAATGAAGGCGCACTCTGGGGCGGACGATTTGCCGGCGGGCCGGCTGACGCCCTCGCCGCGCTGAGCAAGTCCACCCACTTCGACTGGCGCCTGGCCCGCTACGACATCGCCGGATCCCGTGCCCACGCACGCGTGCTCCACACTGCGGGACTGCTCAACGCCGAAGAGCTCGCCGGAATGATCTCGGCCCTCGACGCCCTTGAGGCGGATGTCGTCTCGGGCGCATACGTGGCCTCCGACTCCGACGAGGACGTCCACGGCTCCCTCGAACGAGGCCTCATCGAACGCGCCGGAACGGCGCTTGGCGGCAAGCTTCGCGCGGGACGCTCACGCAACGACCAGATCGCCACCCTTGGACGCATGTTCCTGCGCGACCACGCCCGCATCATCGCCCGCGGCGTGCTTGCCACCATCGATGCCCTGGTCGAACAGGCCGAGGCGCACCCGAACGCCGCGATGCCGGGACGCACCCACCTGCAGCACGCACAGCCGATCCTGCTTTCCCACCACCTGCTGGCCCACGCCTGGCCGCTGCTGCGCGATGTCCAGCGCCTCGCCGACTGGGACGCCCGCGCCGCGGTCTCCCCATACGGTTCCGGAGCGCTCGCCGGTTCTTCGCTGGGCCTCGACCCGAACGCCGTTGCCGCGGACCTGGGTTTCAACTCCGCGGCCTGGAACTCCATCGACGGCACCGCCGCGCGCGACGTGTTCGCCGAGTACGCGTGGATCGCCGCCATGATCGGCGTCGACCTCTCCCGCGTGTCGGAAGAAATCATCATGTGGGCAACCAAGGAATTCTCCTTCGTGACCCTCGACGACGCCTTCTCCACAGGCTCCTCGATCATGCCGCAGAAGAAGAACCCGGATGTCGCCGAGCTGGCCCGCGGCAAGGCAGGGCGCCTGATCGGCAACCTGACCGGCCTGCTGGCCACGCTCAAGGCGCTGCCGCTTGCCTACAACCGCGACCTGCAGGAAGACAAGGAACCGGTCTTCGACGCAACGGACACCCTGGAACTGCTGCTGCCCGCCGTCTCCGGCATGATCGCCACCCTGAAGTTCAACACCCCGCGCATGGCCGAACTTGCTCCGCTGGGCTTCGCGCTGGCCACGGACATCGCCGAATGGCTGGTCCGCCAGGGCGTTCCGTTCCGCGAGGCCCACGAGCTCTCCGGCGCCGCGGTCAAGCTCGCCGAATCCAGGGACGTCGAGCTCTGGGACCTGAGCGACGAGGACTACGCCGGCATCTCCGAACACCTCACCCCCGAGGTCCGCACGGTGCTCTCCACCGAGGGTTCGCTGAACTCCCGCTCGGCGCAGGGCGGCACCGCCCCGTCGGCGGTTGCCTCCCAGCTCGAGGCGCTCAAGGCGGCACTCGTGCCGGTGCGCGTCTTCGCCGACTAGGCCCGAACGGCTTCGCACCATCGAAGGCAGGCGTCCCGGGGACGGTGGCCACGGCGTTTCACGCCCGACCCACCGGACCCGGGGTGCTTGCCTTTGCGTTTTCCCGGGGCGAGTCAATATAAGGTGTTTCCCATGAGTGAGCTGACGCAAACGGAATTGACCCACAAGGTCCTCTCCGCCCTATCGACCCTTCGCCAGATGGTCCGCACCATGGATCCCGCCGCGGCCGCAGAGCCAAGCGCCCTGCCGGGCTGGAAAAGAACACAGTTGCTGGCCCACATCGACGGCTTCAGCCGTGCAGCCACGCGCCAGCTGGACACCGCCGGCGCCGAGAGGCCGTTCGAGATGTACGACGGCGGAATGGACAGGCGTCACGAAGCCATCGAGCTGACCGCCCTGATGCGCCCCGACGCGCTGCTGGCCCGGACCGCCGATGCCCTCGATGCGCTGGAGGCCAGCATCCGCGGCATCAGCCCCGCGGAGTGGTCCCTGCCCACCGGGTTCCGCGACGGCGGCAGCGTGGAGGACCTCTTCTACGCGATCTGGCGCGAGCTGGTCATCCACACCTCCGACCTGGCCCTGGCCAATTCGGTCGCCGACTGGGACCCGGATTTCTGCGCCCACCTCTTCGATGCGCTCGAGGGCCGGGTTCCCGATTCCCGCCGCTACATCCTGCAGCCGCACGGCGCCCAGCGCATCGTGCTGGGCACCGGGGACGACGCCACGGTACTCAGCGGCACCGCCTTCGACCTGGCAGCCTGGCTGGCCGGCCGCGAGCCGCTGGGGCCCATCCAGGCCACCGCCGGTGCGGACGGCGCCGCCCTGCCCGAGCTCCTGCCCTGGTTCGTGAAGCTGAAGGCCAAGAACTAGCGCATCGGGCGAGCCGGGAAGAGGCGGGAGCGTGGGGAGCGGGACGCCGGAGCAGCTGCTGGGGCTGGACTCGGTCCGGCTGGCCCCGCACCTGCTCGGCGCCCTGGTCTCCAGCTTCATCGACGGGTGGCTTGTCGTAGTCAGGTTGACCGAGGTCGAGGCCTACGACGGGGCCTCCGACCCCGGATCGCACGCCTACCGCGGGAAGACCAAGCGCAACGCCGCGCTCTTCGGGCCGCCCGGCACCGCCTACGTCTACTTCACCTACGGCATGCACCACTGCGCCAACGTGGTCTGCGGACCCGAGGGCACCGCCTCGGCCGTGCTGATGCGGGCCGGTGAGGTCATCGCGGGGGAGGACGTCGTCCGCGCCCGGCGCGGCAACAACACCGGACCGGCCCACCTGCTGCTCAGCGGCCCGGCACGGCTGGCCCAGGGCCTGGGGCTCAGCCTGCGGGAGAACGGCGCCGCCTACCGGCAGGGCACCGCCGGCGGGCCCGGCCCCTCGCTCGGGTTGGAGAACCTGGCCACAATGCCGTTGGCCCACTGCCGCGGCCCGCGCACCGGGATCTCCGGGGAGGGCGGCGGCGATGCCTACCCATACAGGTATTGGCTGCCGGGGGAGCCGAGCGTCTCGCCGTACCGCCGCGCCGCGCCGCGTCGGCGGGGCAAATAATGGGCACTAGACTGTACGGGTGAATCCAGAGCCTGAAACCATAGCCGAAATGCTCGACCGACTGAGCGAGATCGTCCCCGATTACCCCAGCGCCGGCATCTCCTTCAAGGACCTCACCCCGGTCTTCGCCGACGGCCAGGGCCTGCGCCGCATCGTCGACGAGGTCATCGAACCCTTCCGGGGCCAGTTCGACGTCATTGCCGGGCTCGAGGCCCGCGGCTTCGTCCTGGCCGCCGCAGGGGCCTACGCCACCGGAACCGGGATGATCACCGTCCGCAAGGCCGGCAAGCTGCCGCGCGAGGTGTTCCGCGACGAATACACCCTCGAATACGGCACCGGCACCCTTGAGATCCACCGCGACGACGTGGCCCCCGGCACCCGGGTGCTGATCCTCGACGACGTGCTGGCCACCGGCGGAACCGTCGGATCCGCCGTGCGCCTGCTCGAGCTGGCAGGCGCCGAGGTCATCGGCGTGGGCGTCGTGCTGGAGCTTGACGGCCTGGGCGGTCGCGAGAAGCTCGACGGCCACACGGTGCATTCCCTCCAGCTGGTCTAGGCGCCGCGGCGCGACCGTCATTTGGCGGGCGCGCAAGAGAGTAAACTTGTCTGTCCACGAATTCGTTCCATCAGGAGTGCTGAATGTCAGAGTCCACGACCGTTCACCGGGAGCTTGAAGCGGAGCGCGACTACGTTGCGAAGCTTTACAGCCGCCTCGATGAGTTGCGCGCCGAAAAGAAGGAACAGCTGACCCGCACCCGGGCGGCCGGGGCGCAGGGCACCTTGCAAAACGTATCCGAGCGCGACTCCTTCGCGGCCCTTTACGAGGACCGCCTGGCCCAGCTGAACGCCGTGGAGGACCGCCTGGTCTTCGGACGCCTGGACCTTGACGACAACGTGAACCGCGCCGGCGAAGAGCCGGGCGCGCCGCGCTACATCGGCCGCATCGGCATGACCGACGACGAGCTCACCCGCCTGATGGTCGACTGGCGCGCCCCGGAGGCCGCGGCCTTCTACCAGGCCACCGCGTTGCACCGCCAGGGCGTGCGCCGCCGCCGCCACCTGATGCTGCGCGGCCGCACCGTGCTGGGCATCGACGACGAGGTGCTGGACACCGAGCTCTTCGGCGAGGCCGACGACCACCAGGGCGAGGGCGCGCTCATGGCCGCCCTCACGCAGAAGCGCACCGGCCGCATGGGCGACATCGTCGGCACCATCCAGGCCGAGCAGGACCGCATCATCCGCGCGCCGCTGGCCGGCGTGCTGGTGGTCCAGGGCGGACCCGGCACCGGCAAGACCGCCGTGGCCCTGCACCGTGCCGCCTTCCTGCTCTACGAACACCGCGAACGCCTCAAGAGCGCCGGCGTGCTGCTGGTTGGCCCGTCGACCTCCTTCATGCGCTACATCGAACGCGTGTTGCCGTCGCTGGGTGAGACCGGCGTTGTCATGTCCTCGGTGGGGGAGCTGTATCCCGGCCTGCGCGCCATCCCGGAACACAACCGCGAGACGGCCCGCGTCAAGGGCAAGCAGCTCATGGCCAAGGTCGTGGCCAAGGCCGTGTCCAACCGCCAGCGCCTGCTCGCCGAGGACCGCCGCGTCGTGGTCGAGGGAACCCGGCTAACGCTGACCCGCGGCCAGGTGCGCCACGCCCGCGAAAGGGCCCGCTCGGCCCACAAGCCGCACAACGAGGCCCGCGACATCTTCGTGAAGACGCTGGTGCGCGAGCTCGCCGAACAGCTGCAGCAAAAGCTTGAAGAGTCGGCCGGCAACGGCAACGCCGTGGACCGCAGCTACCTGGTGCAAGAGGTGCGCGAGTCCCGCGACGTGCGCATCGCGCTGAACCTGTGCTGGATGCCGCTGACCCCGCAGTCGCTGCTCGAGGAACTCTTCGCCAAGCCGCACCTGCTGGCCGCCGCGGCACCGCAGCTGCGCGAGGCGGAGCTCAAGGCCCTGTACCGCGCCCCGGGTTCGCCGTGGACCGAGGCCGACGTGCCGCTGCTGGATGAGGCCGCCGAACTGCTGGGCGAATTCCACGCGGTGGGCAACAAGGAAGCCGGCGCCGAGGCGCAGCTGAAGCGCGACCTCGAAAACGCCGAGGCGACGCTGCGCAACGTCAACGAGATGCTTTTCAACGCCGGCATCGACGGGCTGGTCGAAGCCGAGGACCTGGCAGCCATGAACCAGGAAACCGAGGTCCGCCAGACCGCGGCCGAACGTGCGGTCGCGGACCGCAACTGGGCCTACGGGCACGTGGTGGTCGACGAGGCGCAGGAACTTTCCCCGATGCAGTGGCGCCTGCTGATGCGCCGCTGCCCGCTGAAGTCCTTCACCGTCGTCGGCGACATCGCCCAGACGTCATCGGCCTCCGGCGCGACCAGCTGGGAGCAGGCCATGCGCCCGTTCGTGGCCGAGCGCTTCACGCTCGAGGAACTGACCGTCAACTACCGCACGCCGATGCAGATCGCCGAAGCCGCGACCCGCGTGGCACACGCGGCCGGACTGACCATATCCACGCCCAAGGCCGTGCGCGAGGGCGAATGGCCGCCGATCGTGGACCGCCTGCCGCAGGGCACCCTGCTGGAGAAGCTCCGCGAGATCCTGCCCGGCGAGGTGGAAATCGCCGACGGCGGCCTGCTGGCCGTGATCGTTCCGGAATCCAGGCTCCGCACGGTGCGTGCGGCTGTCGTCGAGCTGTTCGGACGCCGCGTGGGCACAGGCTCGGGCGGGTTGAGCCAGGACATCGTGGTGCTTGGCGCGCGCGAATCCAAGGGCCTGGAATTCGACGTTGTCGTGGTCCTGGAGCCCCAGGAACTCATCGACGAGGTCGAAGGAAGCGTTGGCGACCTGTACGTTGCCATGACGCGTACGACCCAGCGCCTGCGCATCCTTGCCGAGGGGACGATCCCGGCCGGGATCGACTCCTAAGGGAAAAGATCGCTGGAGACTGCTAATTTAGTAGTGTGTCTGAAATTGAGCAGAATCCCGCACTGTCGGGACAAAGTAATGATCCGTCCTTTGAAAACGTCTGGCAGGAGCTGAAGTGGCGTGGCCTGGTCCACGTTTCCACCGATGAAACCGAGCTGGAGAAGGTCCTCTCCGAGGAGAGCATTACCTATTACTGCGGTTTCGACCCCACCGCTCCATCCCTGCATCTGGGCAACCTGGTCCAGCTGCTGAACATGCGCCGCCTGCAGCTGGCCGGCCACAAGCCCCTCGGCCTGGTTGGCGGGTCCACCGGCCTGATCGGTGACCCGCGCCAGACCGCGGAGCGTGTCCTTAATACCAAGGAGACCGTGGCCGAGTGGGTAGGCAAGTTGCAGGCCCAGGTTGCACGCTTTCTCTCCTTTGAGGGCGACAATGCCGCGCGCATGGTCAACAACCTTGACTGGACGGCGCCGCTGAGCGCGATCGACTTCCTGCGCGAAGTCGGCAAGTACTTCCGCGTCGGCACCATGATCAAGAAGGAAACCGTTGCCGCCCGCCTGAATTCGGACGAGGGCATCAGCTACACCGAGTTCAGCTACCAGGTACTGCAGGGTTACGACTACCTGCAGCTGCACAAGCTCTACGGCTGCACCCTGCAGACCGGTGGCTCGGACCAGTGGGGCAACCTCACCAGCGGCACGGACCTGATCCGCAAGGTCGAGGGAAAGAGCGCCTACGCATACGGAACTCCGCTGATCACCAACTCGGACGGAACCAAGTTCGGCAAGTCCGAAGGCAACGCCATTTGGCTGGACGCCGAGATGTGCAGCCCGTACACGTTCTACCAGTTCTGGCTCAACACCTCTGATGCCGACATCGCCTCGCGCTTGAAGGTCTTCACCTTCCTGAGCCGCGCAGAGATCGAAGCCCTGGAAGAGGAAACCGCAGAGCGCCCGTTTGCCCGCAAGGCCCAGAAGGAACTTGCCTACCTCGTGACCTCGCTGGTTCACGGTGTCGAAGCAACCGAAAAGGTCATTGCCGCTTCCGCCGCACTCTTCGGCCAGGGTGAATTGCGCGATATGGACGAAGCGACTCTGCGCGCGGCCACCGGGGAACTGAAAAGTACCACCGTCGACGGTGAAGAGCTGGACATCATTTCGGTATTGGTGGCTTCGGGGCTGTCCGAATCCAAGTCGGCCGCACGCCGCACGGTTGGCGAAGGCGGCGCCTACATCAACAACGTGAAGTACTCGGATCTGGATGCAGTAGTCAGCCGTGAAGAACTGCTCCACGGCCGGTACCTTTTGGTTCGCCGAGGCAAGAAGAACCTGGCTGTTGTTGAAGTTGCCTAACTAATGCTTCACCACATCGTTTATAGAATGTGACTGACTGACCGGAGCGGGGAAGTGCTGTGATTCACGGCACTTCCCCGCTCCGGTCCTTCTTGTTTCAGTACCGGCTCGGCCCTGTTTTCCGCGTGAATCCGGGAATCGCGCCGGTGACTTGGTTGGTTACAGGGGATTTGCCGGGAGGAAGAAACGTGTGTATTGTTTTCTAAGTCGCCGCGGCCAAGGCAAGCGAAAAGCTACCAGCCGCAAAGACAAATCAGATTTTTTACAACGTTGAATCGTTGGAATAATAGTGTTTCATTGCTGCAAGTAAATCGATCTAGAATTCGATTTGACATTTCAACAATGAAACAATAAATTATAAACATCACCCCGGAAGAAACGCCGACCGATTCCTTTGAATCAAGCGGACGCCGAACCGGGAGCTGTCTGTTGTTTGAGAACTCAATAGTGTGCCAAGTTTGTTGATACCAATTTATTTATTTTATTGGTGAATGGTTTCAGGGTCCGCACCCCCGTGCGGGGACCTGGGGCAATTTGCCGGGATTTTTTTACTTGGTGCAACCCGGCCGACTTTTTCCAGTCGGCGTGATGGTTGTGTCTGTATTTTTTTACGGAGAGTTTGATCCTGGCTCAGGATGAACGCTGGCGGCGTGCTTAACACATGCAAGTCGAACGATGACCCCCAGCTTGCTGGGGTGATTAGTGGCGAACGGGTGAGTAACACGTGAGTAACCTGCCCCTGACTCTGGGATAAGCCCGGGAAACTGGGTCTAATACTGGATATGCACCGTGGACCGCATGGTCCTTGGTGGAAAGATTTTTTGGTCAGGGATGGACTCGCGGCCTATCAGCTTGTTGGTGAGGTAATGGCTCACCAAGGCGACGACGGGTAGCCGGCCTGAGAGGGTGACCGGCCACACTGGGACTGAGACACGGCCCAGACTCCTACGGGAGGCAGCAGTGGGGAATATTGCACAATGGGCGAAAGCCTGATGCAGCGACGCCGCGTGAGGGATGACGGCCTTCGGGTTGTAAACCTCTTTCAGTAGGGAAGAAGCGAAAGTGACGGTACCTGCAGAAGAAGCGCCGGCTAACTACGTGCCAGCAGCCGCGGTAATACGTAGGGCGCAAGCGTTATCCGGAATTATTGGGCGTAAAGAGCTCGTAGGCGGTTTGTCGCGTCTGCCGTGAAAGTCCGAGGCTCAACCTCGGATCTGCGGTGGGTACGGGCAGACTAGAGTGATGTAGGGGAGACTGGAATTCCTGGTGTAGCGGTGAAATGCGCAGATATCAGGAGGAACACCGATGGCGAAGGCAGGTCTCTGGGCATTAACTGACGCTGAGGAGCGAAAGCATGGGGAGCGAACAGGATTAGATACCCTGGTAGTCCATGCCGTAAACGTTGGGCACTAGGTGTGGGGGACATTCCACGTTTTCCGCGCCGTAGCTAACGCATTAAGTGCCCCGCCTGGGGAGTACGGCCGCAAGGCTAAAACTCAAAGGAATTGACGGGGGCCCGCACAAGCGGCGGAGCATGCGGATTAATTCGATGCAACGCGAAGAACCTTACCAAGGCTTGACATGTGCCAGACCGCCGTGGAAACACGGTTTCCCCTTTGGGGCTGGTTCACAGGTGGTGCATGGTTGTCGTCAGCTCGTGTCGTGAGATGTTGGGTTAAGTCCCGCAACGAGCGCAACCCTCGTTCTATGTTGCCAGCGCGTCAAGGCGGGGACTCATAGGAGACTGCCGGGGTCAACTCGGAGGAAGGTGGGGACGACGTCAAATCATCATGCCCCTTATGTCTTGGGCTTCACGCATGCTACAATGGCCGGTACAATGGGTTGCGATACTGTGAGGTGGAGCTAATCCCAAAAAGCCGGTCTCAGTTCGGATTGGGGTCTGCAACTCGACCCCATGAAGTCGGAGTCGCTAGTAATCGCAGATCAGCAACGCTGCGGTGAATACGTTCCCGGGCCTTGTACACACCGCCCGTCAAGTCACGAAAGTTGGTAACACCCGAAGCCGGTGGCCTAACCCCTTGTGGGAGGGAGCCGTCGAAGGTGGGACCGGCGATTGGGACTAAGTCGTAACAAGGTAGCCGTACCGGAAGGTGCGGCTGGATCACCTCCTTTCTAAGGAGCAACTAACACCAAGCGACCACGCCAAAGTGCGGGGAACCGTGGGTGTTCAGTGCTGCTCGCATCCACCACTTGTGTTGGTGGGCGAGTGCTCAAGGGTGGAATATCAACAAGCAACGGCCGTCCGGTTTCGGGCACGATCGATCAGTACGCCGCACCTTGTGTGTGGTTGGAACGTGGGTGGTGTCCGGGGGTGGAACGGTCTTTTGGCACACTGTTGGGTCCTGGATCAACAGGCCCGGCGCATTCCCTTCGGGGGTGTTCCGGTTCGGTTTTTTCTGGTTTCCCGCGCATGGCCTAAGCCGCACAGTCCGCACCCGGAAGGGTGTGTGTGTCGGTGGTGGGTGTGACGGGGTTGTTGTTTGGGAACTGTATAGTGGACGCGAGCATCTTGTGAAGCAAGATCAAGAGCCGGTGGCCTTTTAGGTCGGCGGTGTTTTTGTCTTGTTTTGCATAAGCAATTTCTTAAGAATTATTGAACCTGGTGGACATGCCTTGTGTGTGTCTTTCTTGGTTCTTTCGATTGTAATTAATTAAGCTCATGTAAATTTTTGATCATGTTTGTGGTCAAGTTTTTAAGAGCGCACGGTGGATGCCTTGGCATTGGGAGCCGAAGAAGGACGTGGGAATCTGCGATAAGCCTGGAGGAGTCGATAACCGGACGTTGATACCAGGATTTCCGAATGGGGAAACCCCGCACCATGTCATGTGGTGCGACCCGCAGCTGAACACATAGGCTGCGTGGAGGGAACGCGGGGAAGTGAAACATCTCAGTACCCGCAGGAAGAGAAAACAAAAGTGATTCCGTTAGTAGTGGCGAGCGAACGCGGAAGGGGCTAAACCGGTCCATGTGTGATAGCCGGCGGGCGTTGCATGGCCGGGGTTGTGGGACTTTTACGTTCTGGTTCTGCCGGACCAGTGAAGTGAGGTGCGGGCGTATAGGCGAACCGGTTTGAATGCCGGACCATAGAGGGTGAGAGTCCCGTAGTGCCAATGCGTGTCTGCCGCTTTGTGAGAGCATCCCAAGTAGGACGGGGCCCGAGAAATCCCGTTTGAATCCGCCAGGACCACCTGGTAAGCCTAAATACTACCCAATGACCGATAGCGGATAAGTACCGTGAGGGAATGGTGAAAAGTACCCCGGGAGGGGAGTGAAATAGTACCTGAAACCGTGCGCTTACAATCCGTTGGAGCCTCCTTGTTGGGGTGACAGCGTGCCTTTTGAAGAATGAGCCTGCGAGTTAGTGTTACGTCGCGAGGTTAACCCGTGTGGGGAAGCCGTAGCGAAAGCGAGTCTGAATAGGGCGAGTTAGTGGCGTGATCTAGACCCGAAGCGAAGTGATCTACCCATGGCCAGGTTGAAGCGCGTGTAAGAGC
It contains:
- a CDS encoding ATPase; this encodes MDVGLQDGIEASVDIDASAGAVWELIREPGWFINGGEIGKHQIETKGAFSVVHDAIYGRFDFEALTLDPPRYAAFRSLGGDEWDDPVPNTLIEFWVERINSGGVRLRVMESGFAGFDAEEHARVLSSRTLGWKVEMQAAKRHLSGK
- a CDS encoding O-acetyl-ADP-ribose deacetylase, whose product is MQIDIVQGDITKLKVDAIVNAANTSLFGGGGVDGAIHAAAGPELLAECRKLRATTYPDGLASGLAVATGAGNLPARWVIHTPGPNRHVGQTSTRVLSNCFTNSLYVASRRGATSIAFPAIGAGAYGWDPEEVALIAAEAIRNWFDTYRHVTSLHRVVLVAYNTDVEAAFHKAFDTPRTDSELIHGH
- a CDS encoding ankyrin repeat domain-containing protein — encoded protein: MTETNADGALTDEELAFLHSIFDLAREGAAEKLMAIIDQGIPVDLTDSKGDTLMILAAYNGHDATVAGLLERGADINRLNDKGQGALTCAVFRKNEPLTRFLLQNGADPKLGAQNALAVTQMFGLPELKAVIEEYLRA
- the argH gene encoding argininosuccinate lyase, yielding MGSSTNEGALWGGRFAGGPADALAALSKSTHFDWRLARYDIAGSRAHARVLHTAGLLNAEELAGMISALDALEADVVSGAYVASDSDEDVHGSLERGLIERAGTALGGKLRAGRSRNDQIATLGRMFLRDHARIIARGVLATIDALVEQAEAHPNAAMPGRTHLQHAQPILLSHHLLAHAWPLLRDVQRLADWDARAAVSPYGSGALAGSSLGLDPNAVAADLGFNSAAWNSIDGTAARDVFAEYAWIAAMIGVDLSRVSEEIIMWATKEFSFVTLDDAFSTGSSIMPQKKNPDVAELARGKAGRLIGNLTGLLATLKALPLAYNRDLQEDKEPVFDATDTLELLLPAVSGMIATLKFNTPRMAELAPLGFALATDIAEWLVRQGVPFREAHELSGAAVKLAESRDVELWDLSDEDYAGISEHLTPEVRTVLSTEGSLNSRSAQGGTAPSAVASQLEALKAALVPVRVFAD
- a CDS encoding maleylpyruvate isomerase family mycothiol-dependent enzyme, which gives rise to MSELTQTELTHKVLSALSTLRQMVRTMDPAAAAEPSALPGWKRTQLLAHIDGFSRAATRQLDTAGAERPFEMYDGGMDRRHEAIELTALMRPDALLARTADALDALEASIRGISPAEWSLPTGFRDGGSVEDLFYAIWRELVIHTSDLALANSVADWDPDFCAHLFDALEGRVPDSRRYILQPHGAQRIVLGTGDDATVLSGTAFDLAAWLAGREPLGPIQATAGADGAALPELLPWFVKLKAKN
- a CDS encoding DNA-3-methyladenine glycosylase, which gives rise to MGSGTPEQLLGLDSVRLAPHLLGALVSSFIDGWLVVVRLTEVEAYDGASDPGSHAYRGKTKRNAALFGPPGTAYVYFTYGMHHCANVVCGPEGTASAVLMRAGEVIAGEDVVRARRGNNTGPAHLLLSGPARLAQGLGLSLRENGAAYRQGTAGGPGPSLGLENLATMPLAHCRGPRTGISGEGGGDAYPYRYWLPGEPSVSPYRRAAPRRRGK
- a CDS encoding adenine phosphoribosyltransferase, translated to MLDRLSEIVPDYPSAGISFKDLTPVFADGQGLRRIVDEVIEPFRGQFDVIAGLEARGFVLAAAGAYATGTGMITVRKAGKLPREVFRDEYTLEYGTGTLEIHRDDVAPGTRVLILDDVLATGGTVGSAVRLLELAGAEVIGVGVVLELDGLGGREKLDGHTVHSLQLV